The following proteins are co-located in the Patescibacteria group bacterium genome:
- a CDS encoding nucleoside monophosphate kinase: MMEKLGFMFIGLSGSGKGTQSTLLKKFLEERHGESSVIFAYAGENFRKLMENDGYTASLSKKVTEGGKLNPGFLAVWAWSTVLVNSMEDNKHLIMDGSPRKLMEAELIDEAMEFYGIEKVYPIFLDIGFDVAKDRLMARGRADDNEEGIKERFAYYERDVVPVIEYFKNESKNKLIEVNGEQSVEGIHKEIIEKIFNVTD; this comes from the coding sequence ATGATGGAAAAATTAGGATTTATGTTTATAGGTTTGTCTGGGAGCGGTAAGGGGACCCAGTCAACTTTATTAAAAAAATTTTTGGAGGAGAGGCATGGAGAAAGTTCTGTCATTTTTGCTTATGCCGGAGAGAATTTCCGCAAGCTTATGGAAAATGACGGTTATACCGCGAGTTTATCAAAAAAAGTTACAGAAGGAGGAAAGTTAAACCCTGGGTTTCTTGCCGTGTGGGCATGGAGTACCGTATTGGTAAACTCTATGGAAGACAATAAGCATCTTATAATGGACGGCTCGCCACGCAAATTGATGGAAGCTGAGCTTATTGATGAGGCGATGGAATTTTACGGTATAGAAAAAGTTTATCCTATATTTTTAGATATAGGTTTTGATGTCGCAAAGGATCGTCTTATGGCAAGAGGAAGAGCTGATGATAATGAAGAGGGTATAAAAGAGAGGTTTGCTTATTATGAAAGGGATGTTGTGCCGGTGATAGAGTATTTTAAGAACGAGAGTAAAAATAAGCTGATAGAAGTAAACGGAGAGCAGTCAGTTGAAGGGATACATAAAGAGATTATAGAAAAGATTTTTAATGTCACTGATTAA
- a CDS encoding 30S ribosomal protein S5 — protein sequence MIKGNKKEKRFTARVKSEYDQKMVDIARTTRVVSGGRRFSFRVAVIIGNRNGSVAIGLGKSVDTASAIDKAVRAAKKNIIKIPLTKNASIPHEVEAKYASSRIMIKPAQQGRGLVAGSSVRTILDLAGVKNANAKIFSRSKNKLNNAKAALKALSKFDNYNDRNK from the coding sequence ATGATTAAAGGAAATAAAAAAGAAAAAAGATTTACAGCTCGCGTAAAATCCGAGTATGATCAAAAAATGGTTGATATCGCAAGGACGACCAGAGTTGTTTCCGGTGGAAGAAGATTCAGTTTTAGAGTGGCGGTTATCATAGGTAATAGAAATGGCAGCGTCGCTATAGGTTTAGGCAAGTCAGTAGATACTGCATCAGCTATAGATAAAGCTGTTAGGGCTGCTAAAAAGAATATCATAAAAATTCCTTTAACTAAAAATGCTTCAATTCCTCACGAAGTTGAAGCAAAATATGCAAGCTCTCGTATAATGATAAAGCCTGCTCAACAAGGAAGAGGGCTTGTCGCCGGCAGTTCCGTTAGGACTATTTTAGATTTAGCGGGTGTAAAAAATGCCAATGCTAAAATATTTTCCAGAAGTAAAAATAAACTTAATAACGCAAAAGCGGCGCTTAAGGCATTAAGTAAATTTGATAATTATAATGATAGAAATAAATAA
- the rplE gene encoding 50S ribosomal protein L5: MQTIKEKYKKTAIARMKEKFGYKNEMAIPKVVKVVVNVGTGSINDKKKIEEVEKGLAQITGQKPSPRAAKKSIATFKLREGSVIGYAVTLRGEKMNSFLEKLINVTIPRMRDFKGLNISGIDDMGNFSMGIKDHLIFPEAGHEDLSKSFGLSITIVTSAKTKDEAEELLRLLGLPFKK; this comes from the coding sequence ATGCAGACAATAAAAGAAAAATATAAAAAAACAGCGATTGCCCGTATGAAAGAGAAATTCGGCTATAAAAATGAAATGGCTATACCGAAGGTTGTTAAGGTTGTCGTTAATGTTGGAACTGGTTCTATAAACGATAAGAAGAAGATAGAGGAAGTTGAGAAGGGGTTGGCTCAGATAACGGGGCAGAAACCGTCCCCGAGAGCGGCAAAGAAATCTATTGCGACTTTCAAATTAAGAGAAGGTTCAGTAATAGGTTACGCAGTAACTTTGCGAGGCGAAAAGATGAATAGCTTTCTTGAAAAGCTGATTAATGTGACTATTCCCAGAATGCGTGATTTTAAAGGTTTGAATATCAGCGGAATAGATGATATGGGTAATTTTTCAATGGGGATTAAAGATCACCTCATCTTCCCTGAAGCCGGACATGAAGATCTTTCAAAAAGCTTCGGGCTTAGTATCACTATTGTGACAAGCGCTAAGACAAAAGATGAAGCGGAAGAACTTTTGAGATTATTAGGCTTGCCGTTTAAGAAGTAA
- the rplO gene encoding 50S ribosomal protein L15, with amino-acid sequence MQLNEIKTKTPNKSKRRVGRGGKRGTYSGKGMKGQKSRAGRKMRPELRDIIKKIPKKRGYSAPTIEIKPQIVNLADIEAVLPLGKKVTPAELLSLGLIRRINGKIPAVKILGKGDIKKKIEVLKCSVSASAKEKIEKAGGSISN; translated from the coding sequence ATGCAACTTAATGAAATAAAAACTAAAACACCAAATAAGAGTAAACGGCGTGTTGGTCGTGGCGGTAAGAGGGGCACTTACTCAGGCAAGGGTATGAAAGGACAGAAATCTCGCGCCGGTAGAAAGATGAGACCTGAACTCCGTGACATTATTAAGAAGATTCCTAAGAAGAGAGGATACAGCGCCCCGACCATAGAAATAAAACCGCAGATTGTTAATTTGGCGGATATTGAAGCAGTTCTTCCTCTAGGCAAGAAAGTTACACCTGCAGAACTTCTTTCTTTAGGGCTTATAAGGAGAATTAATGGTAAAATTCCTGCTGTAAAGATTTTAGGAAAAGGTGATATAAAGAAAAAGATTGAAGTTTTAAAATGCAGTGTTTCAGCGTCCGCTAAAGAAAAGATAGAAAAAGCAGGCGGAAGCATCAGTAATTAG
- the rplX gene encoding 50S ribosomal protein L24 encodes MDFKKNDNVSITSGKDKGKSGKITKIFLAEEKIVVEGINMKKKHLKPKKSGEKGQIIQIASPISASNAVIVCSACSKNTRIAKKIEAKGKKVRVCKKCGAEL; translated from the coding sequence ATGGATTTCAAGAAAAATGACAATGTATCAATAACGAGCGGTAAAGATAAAGGTAAGTCCGGCAAGATTACCAAGATTTTTTTGGCGGAAGAGAAGATTGTTGTGGAGGGAATCAATATGAAGAAGAAGCATCTTAAGCCAAAGAAATCCGGAGAAAAGGGGCAGATTATACAAATTGCAAGTCCTATTTCGGCTTCAAATGCTGTGATAGTCTGTTCTGCTTGTTCAAAAAACACAAGAATAGCAAAGAAAATCGAAGCAAAAGGAAAAAAGGTTCGCGTCTGTAAAAAGTGCGGTGCGGAGCTTTAG
- the rplP gene encoding 50S ribosomal protein L16, which translates to MLFPKKVKFRKWQTKRSNPKKARVATRGTTVAFGSFGLKADKVGRITSNQIEAARKVASRSIGKTGRIWIRIFPDRPYTAKPAEVGMGKGKGDPSGYVAEVKPGTVIFEIDGVSDADAKEALRKAGAKISVKTKVINR; encoded by the coding sequence ATGTTATTCCCCAAAAAGGTAAAATTTAGAAAATGGCAGACAAAAAGGAGTAATCCTAAAAAAGCCAGAGTCGCCACAAGAGGCACAACTGTTGCTTTCGGCTCTTTCGGCTTGAAGGCTGATAAGGTTGGAAGAATAACTTCAAATCAGATTGAAGCGGCAAGAAAAGTCGCCAGTAGGTCAATCGGCAAGACCGGCAGGATATGGATTAGGATATTCCCTGACAGGCCTTATACTGCGAAACCTGCTGAAGTCGGCATGGGTAAAGGCAAGGGCGATCCTTCTGGTTATGTGGCAGAGGTAAAGCCGGGGACAGTCATTTTTGAAATAGACGGAGTGTCAGATGCTGATGCAAAAGAAGCATTGAGAAAAGCAGGCGCTAAAATTTCAGTAAAAACAAAAGTGATTAACAGGTAA
- the map gene encoding type I methionyl aminopeptidase produces MSLIKTKEEIQILREGGKRLAFILHEIVGKAKVEVSAEELNKLAIALAKKYDSIPSFLNYKPDGTGRGYPAALCVSVNDEVVHGLPFGKIFKDGDIVGFDFGLKYKGLYTDMAITVGIGEIDSKAKKLINATEESLNKGIAVIRDGATVGDIGEAVQKYIESQGFSIVRKLVGHGVGHAVHEAPEIPNYGNKNQGFVLREGMILALEPMVNEGDFDVTVSPDGFTWKTRDHSRSAHFEHTILVTKTGTEILTLI; encoded by the coding sequence ATGTCACTGATTAAAACAAAAGAAGAGATACAGATATTAAGAGAAGGGGGTAAAAGACTCGCTTTTATTTTGCATGAGATCGTCGGTAAGGCAAAAGTTGAAGTATCGGCTGAGGAATTAAATAAGCTAGCTATCGCTTTAGCGAAAAAATATGACAGTATCCCCTCTTTTCTCAATTATAAGCCCGATGGGACAGGGCGCGGTTATCCTGCAGCGCTTTGCGTGTCGGTAAATGATGAAGTGGTGCATGGTCTTCCTTTTGGTAAAATTTTTAAAGATGGTGATATTGTCGGCTTTGATTTTGGTTTGAAATATAAGGGGCTATATACCGATATGGCCATTACTGTTGGTATTGGTGAAATCGATAGTAAGGCGAAGAAGTTAATAAACGCAACAGAAGAATCTTTAAATAAGGGTATCGCTGTTATTCGTGACGGCGCAACGGTTGGTGATATTGGCGAAGCTGTGCAGAAGTATATAGAATCGCAAGGATTTTCAATTGTCCGCAAGTTAGTAGGCCACGGTGTAGGGCACGCCGTTCATGAAGCTCCAGAGATTCCAAATTATGGCAACAAAAATCAGGGCTTTGTCTTGAGAGAGGGGATGATATTAGCGCTTGAACCTATGGTAAATGAAGGTGATTTTGACGTTACTGTTTCACCAGACGGCTTTACATGGAAGACGCGAGACCATTCCCGCAGCGCTCATTTTGAGCATACTATCCTAGTAACAAAAACTGGCACAGAAATCCTCACATTAATCTAA
- a CDS encoding type Z 30S ribosomal protein S14 — MAKKSVIARSEKPAKFKSRVVRRCFRCGRKRAFMRDFGLCRICFRELANEGKIPGIRKSSW; from the coding sequence ATGGCAAAGAAATCAGTTATAGCGAGGTCGGAGAAGCCGGCAAAATTCAAATCACGGGTAGTGAGAAGGTGTTTTAGATGCGGAAGAAAAAGAGCTTTTATGAGAGACTTCGGATTATGTAGAATTTGTTTTAGGGAACTTGCCAATGAAGGCAAAATTCCGGGTATAAGAAAATCATCATGGTAA
- the secY gene encoding preprotein translocase subunit SecY, with product MLSNLINKFKIVISDPDLRNKILFTLFILVLFRVGASIPVPGVDKLRLAEFFSGNQLFGLLNVFSGGGLSNLSIMMLGVGPYITATIIMQLLTMIFPKLKELYHEEGEAGRKKFNQYSRLATIPLAILQGFALLSLLGRQGVLMDITLFGQLVNVAIITAGSVLLMWLGELVSEHGIGNGVSILIFAGIVAGIPSLAGQLLFTFDASQLPVYLAVIVASVVVIAGVVLVTEAERPIPVSYAKRVRGNKIYGGVSTYIPLRVNQAGVIPIIFALSLLLFPQMIAGALSKMGNEIIQTISSIMLYFVTNPWVSSIFYFVLVFAFTYFYTAVTFDPDAISTNLQKSGAFVPGIRPGRPTAFHISKILTRITFVGALFLGFIAVLPMIMKSVTGIAAFAIGGTALLIVVSVVLDLVKKVEAQISMRDYE from the coding sequence ATGTTAAGTAATCTAATAAATAAATTTAAAATCGTAATTTCCGACCCGGATCTTAGGAATAAGATTCTTTTCACTCTTTTTATTCTTGTATTATTTAGAGTCGGAGCGTCTATCCCCGTGCCAGGAGTTGATAAGTTGCGTTTGGCGGAATTTTTCTCCGGCAACCAGCTTTTCGGACTTCTAAATGTCTTTTCAGGAGGCGGTCTTTCTAATCTTTCTATAATGATGCTTGGAGTCGGTCCTTATATTACCGCGACAATTATAATGCAGCTTCTTACCATGATTTTCCCTAAGCTTAAAGAGCTTTATCATGAAGAAGGTGAAGCCGGAAGAAAGAAATTCAATCAGTACTCAAGGCTTGCCACTATCCCGCTTGCCATTCTTCAGGGATTTGCTCTTTTGTCTCTTTTGGGAAGACAGGGCGTATTGATGGATATCACACTTTTTGGACAGCTAGTAAATGTGGCTATAATTACGGCTGGTTCAGTTCTGCTTATGTGGCTTGGGGAGCTTGTGTCAGAGCATGGCATAGGTAATGGTGTTTCAATCTTGATTTTTGCCGGTATCGTGGCGGGCATCCCATCTTTGGCAGGACAGCTTTTGTTCACTTTTGATGCGAGTCAATTGCCTGTCTACTTGGCGGTAATCGTCGCTTCTGTTGTTGTCATAGCCGGTGTTGTTTTAGTGACCGAAGCGGAGCGTCCTATACCGGTTTCTTATGCCAAGCGAGTCAGGGGAAATAAAATATACGGAGGAGTGTCCACTTATATACCGCTTAGGGTAAATCAGGCAGGAGTTATACCTATTATCTTTGCTCTTTCACTTCTTCTCTTCCCGCAGATGATCGCCGGTGCTTTAAGTAAAATGGGTAACGAAATAATACAGACCATATCAAGCATAATGCTTTATTTTGTGACCAATCCCTGGGTTTCGTCCATTTTTTATTTTGTCTTGGTGTTTGCTTTTACTTATTTTTACACGGCTGTTACTTTTGACCCTGATGCAATATCTACAAACTTGCAAAAGAGCGGAGCTTTTGTGCCTGGCATAAGGCCTGGCCGTCCTACCGCTTTTCATATAAGTAAGATTCTAACCAGAATTACTTTTGTTGGCGCTTTGTTTCTTGGATTTATCGCTGTCCTTCCTATGATAATGAAGAGCGTCACGGGAATTGCCGCTTTTGCTATAGGCGGAACAGCGCTTTTGATCGTCGTATCTGTAGTGCTTGATTTGGTAAAGAAGGTGGAAGCGCAAATCTCAATGAGAGATTACGAATAA
- the rpsQ gene encoding 30S ribosomal protein S17: MTNKDKNLADNPVQSRSKILSGVVVSDKQDKTVTVEVVNFIQNPKYGKFIKRNKKYKAHDEKNQYKEGDKVVIRECRPISKDKTFTVVGKDEVVLKKE; this comes from the coding sequence ATGACAAATAAAGATAAAAATTTAGCCGATAATCCTGTCCAAAGCCGAAGCAAGATATTAAGCGGCGTGGTTGTTTCAGATAAGCAGGATAAAACTGTGACTGTTGAAGTTGTAAATTTCATTCAAAATCCAAAATACGGCAAGTTTATAAAAAGAAATAAGAAATATAAGGCGCATGATGAGAAAAATCAGTATAAAGAAGGCGATAAGGTTGTTATCAGAGAATGCAGGCCTATTTCAAAAGATAAGACTTTTACCGTAGTGGGTAAGGATGAGGTGGTTTTAAAAAAAGAATAG
- the rplN gene encoding 50S ribosomal protein L14, with protein sequence MIQIQTMLNVADNTGAKVVQVIKVLGGSKRRYACIGDEVVVSVKSAEPRKVVKKKDVLRAIIVRQKKAFRRKDGSYIRFDDNAVVIIEKGKKEPKGGRIFGPIPREIAERGYTKVISLAPEVV encoded by the coding sequence ATGATTCAGATACAGACAATGTTAAATGTTGCAGACAATACTGGCGCTAAAGTCGTTCAGGTTATTAAAGTTTTGGGCGGAAGTAAAAGACGCTATGCTTGTATCGGCGATGAGGTTGTTGTATCTGTGAAATCAGCTGAGCCAAGAAAGGTGGTAAAGAAAAAAGATGTGTTAAGAGCTATCATTGTCCGCCAGAAAAAAGCATTTAGGAGAAAAGACGGTTCTTATATTCGTTTTGACGATAATGCCGTTGTTATTATTGAGAAAGGCAAAAAAGAGCCTAAAGGGGGCAGAATTTTTGGGCCGATACCTAGAGAGATTGCAGAGAGAGGTTATACGAAAGTCATATCTTTGGCACCGGAGGTTGTTTAA
- the rpsH gene encoding 30S ribosomal protein S8: MVIDPLSDMFTRIKNAQTAGLDAVVIPYSKFKMEVAKVLLKKNFIKEINRRGKKNKKFIEVVLSYGEKNKPGISDIERISKPSRRVYIPANEIKPVRQGYGSMIISTPKGILTDNEAKRENVGGEVLCKIW, translated from the coding sequence ATGGTAATAGATCCGCTATCAGATATGTTCACAAGGATAAAGAACGCTCAAACTGCCGGTTTGGATGCGGTTGTTATTCCTTATTCTAAATTTAAAATGGAGGTTGCTAAAGTATTGCTGAAGAAAAATTTTATAAAAGAAATAAATCGCAGAGGAAAGAAAAATAAAAAATTTATAGAAGTTGTATTGTCGTATGGAGAGAAAAATAAGCCCGGCATATCGGATATTGAAAGGATTTCAAAACCTTCCAGACGCGTATATATTCCGGCAAATGAAATTAAACCTGTTCGTCAGGGTTATGGATCAATGATTATTTCAACTCCTAAGGGTATTTTAACAGACAATGAAGCCAAGAGAGAAAATGTCGGAGGAGAAGTGCTTTGTAAAATTTGGTAA
- the rplR gene encoding 50S ribosomal protein L18, producing MNKTKEKNIKRLNRHKRVRAKVIGTGEKPRLCVFRSNKHLFLQLIDDSIGKTIISVSDIKEAKKSKLNKTDRAKEAGKKLAEEAIKKNIKTVVFDRGGYLYHGRVKAVALGARDGGLKF from the coding sequence ATGAATAAAACAAAAGAAAAAAATATAAAAAGATTGAATCGCCACAAAAGAGTCAGAGCGAAGGTTATAGGCACCGGAGAAAAACCGCGCCTATGTGTTTTCCGTTCAAATAAGCATCTCTTTTTACAGCTTATTGATGATTCTATTGGCAAAACTATTATTTCCGTGAGTGATATCAAAGAAGCCAAAAAATCAAAATTAAATAAGACAGATAGAGCAAAAGAGGCCGGTAAGAAATTAGCCGAGGAGGCAATTAAAAAAAATATTAAGACGGTCGTATTTGATAGAGGCGGTTATCTGTATCATGGGCGAGTTAAGGCTGTCGCTCTTGGCGCTCGCGATGGAGGTTTGAAGTTTTAA
- the rplF gene encoding 50S ribosomal protein L6: MSRLAKRPISIPNKVEVKKEGKTLTVKGPLGEIKRDFKDEIVISIEGDNITLTPKEINPFLSALWGTYASHIKNMMNGVLNNYEKKLVVEGVGFKVNLQGKDLIFSLGFSHPVKVEVPNDIKVVIEKNNITVSGIDKEKVGAFTARIKNLKKPEPYKGKGIRYEGEYIRRKTGKKAAAGA; this comes from the coding sequence ATGAGCCGTTTAGCTAAAAGACCAATATCAATTCCCAATAAAGTAGAAGTTAAAAAAGAGGGTAAAACCCTTACTGTTAAGGGTCCCCTAGGGGAGATTAAGCGTGATTTCAAAGATGAGATTGTCATCTCTATTGAGGGGGATAATATAACCTTGACCCCAAAAGAGATCAATCCTTTTCTATCTGCCCTTTGGGGTACTTACGCATCTCATATTAAGAATATGATGAATGGGGTTTTGAATAATTATGAGAAGAAGCTTGTTGTTGAAGGAGTGGGTTTTAAAGTTAATTTGCAGGGTAAAGATTTAATTTTTAGTTTAGGTTTTTCTCATCCTGTTAAAGTGGAAGTGCCTAATGACATAAAAGTCGTTATAGAAAAAAATAATATAACGGTATCAGGCATTGATAAAGAAAAAGTTGGCGCATTTACGGCAAGGATAAAGAATTTGAAAAAACCGGAGCCTTATAAAGGCAAGGGAATCAGATATGAGGGTGAATATATAAGAAGAAAGACAGGCAAAAAGGCGGCTGCCGGAGCGTAA